In the Halorubrum sp. BV1 genome, AGGTGTTGGTTAGCACACGCGGGGGGCGGTCGGACTCTGAGTCGGTCGGGCGCACTGAGAGCGCGACCATACCGCCACCGAGACTGTGCCCTGTACACTGTGAGTGAAGCGCTGTCCGGCGATTCTAAAGATTTCATCGAACCGAACGCGGCCCCGAGGGGGCGCAGGCGCGTCCCGATGCCGTCCGTCGGGTGTCGCAGTTGGGGTGGAACGAAGACACGTTTTTGGAGAAATGCCGCCGCAGTCGGGCGATTGTCGCCGGTCCTCTCTTGTGTGACAACCGGGGGACGGCGGGCGGGTCGGGGCTGACCCTTTTGGGCGAATCGGCCATATTCCCACGTGATGAAGACAATTCCGTTGAAAGATGACCGGTGGCGAGTGTTCCTCGACACCGACGAGTATCGAACCCTCCTGGAGAGCGCGTACGAACCCCCGAGTCGGAGCGCCCGACAGGTCCGCCTGGAGATGCGGCTGATGGCCTGCTCGATGCGCGTGGACACGGTGAGCGAGCTGCGCTGGCACCAGTTCGAAAAGCGCGAGACGCCGGAAGGCGACCGCTGGGTGTGTACGGTCGAGGCGAAGGATTCTACAGATAGAGAGGCCGAGACGCGACCACGCGCGGTGTTCATCCCGAACGACATCATGGACGACGTCCAGCGGTACGTCGAGAGGCGGAACATCGGTCCCGACGACCTGCTGTTCCCGATCTCGACGCGAACTATCCAGCGCGACGTCACGCGGTCGGCAAACCACGCAGCGACGAAGACCGGCGACGACGACTTCCGCAAGGTTTCGTCGCACGATCTCCGTCGGTACTTCGCCACGCACCTGCTGTTCCGCCACCAGGTCCCCCCGCCGGTTGTGCGCGTGCTCGGGGGTTGGAAGAGCGACGACGCGATGTTCGAATACCTGGTGCTCCCGGACGACGTCCTCTTCGAGCGGCTGGGAGAAGCGGGCCTTCTCGGGACCTCCTACGACAGGCTCTCCCGACACGATCACGCCGAGAAGATCGCCGCGACGACCACTCGGCTGGCGGAGCTGGTCGAGGCCGCGGACGAGGACGACGTCGAGTTCGCGGGTGCGGGTGTGAAGGCGGTCTTCGAGGGAGTCGAAGCCATCACTGTGGACGTCGAGGACGGGACGTACATCGACTCCGACGGGGAGCCGGACCCGGATCAGCTGTCGTTCCAGCGGTTCAACATCGACGAAGAGGGCGTTGCGTATCCGGCAGCGACGGCGAAAGTGGCGTACGTGGCGTGTGTCGTCCTCGCCTCCTGGAGCGCGACATTCGGCACGCTCGGGTAGCTGGGTTTTCAGTCGCCGAACTCCGCGTTCTGTCGGGTCTCACCCTCCCGTCGAGCAATTTCTTCGACTGACGCCAACGACTGACTCACGTCGAGCATATTGAAACCGCCTCAAATGAGCCCGACCCGGCTCTCCTCGCCTAAGAGGGTGTGAATCGCCGATGAATATCGCCGAAATCGTCCAAAGAAAGGGTCGATGCGATATGCACTATCGAAGAGAAAATACCTCGACGGGGTTTCTGACTAACCAACAGATTGGGGTTGTTCTGGTGGGCGTGTTGGTTAGCGTGAAGGCCTGAAGCGGTCAATATCGGCCGATTTGCCCTCGGCATTTAGGCACTTTGAGAGACGTTTTTAGAACTGCCATGTGGCAACGACTCACCGGAGGCGGAGGCGGCGGCAGTGACGACGACAGCGGGTCGTCGTCCTCCGACTCCAGTTCAGACAGTAGCAACGACAGCGGCGACGGAGGCGGCTTCTTCGGCGGCATCTCGGACGCCGTCGATGACGCAGCCGACACCGTCACAGACACCGTAGACGATACGGTAGATTCCGTCACGGGCGGCGGGTCCTCGTCGGGAGGCTCTTCGTCCCGATCACGGGGCGGCCGGTCGCGGTCGTCGAGGAGCTCCTCGTCCCGGTCCAGCAGTTCATCCTCGTCCAGCAGCTCGTCCTCGTCGTCCTCGTCGAACAGCGGCGGGGATGGAGGCGGTGGGGGCGGCGGAGGCGGGCTTCTCGGCGGCCTCGGAGACGTCCGTGACGACGCTATGCAGGGCATCGACGACACGGTGGACCGCGCCGGCGACGCCGTGGACGACACGGTAGACCGGGCGGAAGACACCGCGCGAGACACCGCTCGGGACGTCTCTCGGGGCGTGGACCGGACGGTAGACCGCGCTGAGGACACGGTAGACGAGACGGTGGACCGCGCGCAGGACACCGCTCGGGACGTCTCTCGGGACGTTCAGCGCGGCGCAGACCGGGCGGTGGACCGCGCGACCGACACCGTCGAGGACACCGCGAACCGCGCCGAGAGGACGGTAGACAACACGGTGGACGACGTCACCTCAGACGCACGCAACGCCGTGGACGAGGCGCAGGACACCGCTCGGGACGTTCAGCGCGGCGCAGAGAGGACGGTGGACCGCGCGACCGAGACCGCGAACGACGTCGCGTCGGGCGTCTCCAGGAGCGCCGGCGAGGTTGCCGACGCGACCCGCGACCAGGTCGATCACGCCGGGGAGACCTACGGCGAGATGGGCCGGGAGCTCCAGGAGGGCGACGTCGGCGCAGCCGTGGACACCGCAGTCGGGAGCACCGGCGAGACCTACGACAATCTCGCCCGAGCGGGTGACGCAGCGGCCGGGAGCACCGACGAGTACGTGGGGTCGGCCGAGGTGAACACCGAGGTCACGGACGACCTCACGCGCGGCGGGCTCCTCTCGGAGACCCGCGACTCCAACGACGGCCTGCTCCCGGGCGAAGTCGGGGGGATAAACCTCTCTGAAGAGGGGTTCCGGAGCGGTGCTGAGGACATCAACAACGTGAAGAAGTCGTTCGACGAGAACGACCCGGTGACCGCGCCGGTCGTCGGTGACGCTCCCGAGCGCGTCCTCCAGGGGGCGGCCGGCGTCGGTGTCGATCTCCTGAACTTCCCGCAGC is a window encoding:
- a CDS encoding site-specific integrase, which translates into the protein MKTIPLKDDRWRVFLDTDEYRTLLESAYEPPSRSARQVRLEMRLMACSMRVDTVSELRWHQFEKRETPEGDRWVCTVEAKDSTDREAETRPRAVFIPNDIMDDVQRYVERRNIGPDDLLFPISTRTIQRDVTRSANHAATKTGDDDFRKVSSHDLRRYFATHLLFRHQVPPPVVRVLGGWKSDDAMFEYLVLPDDVLFERLGEAGLLGTSYDRLSRHDHAEKIAATTTRLAELVEAADEDDVEFAGAGVKAVFEGVEAITVDVEDGTYIDSDGEPDPDQLSFQRFNIDEEGVAYPAATAKVAYVACVVLASWSATFGTLG